ATAAAAAGTTTTAAATCGGAAACAAAAACAAGAATTTCATAGTGTTCTTTTATTATTTTTACACAAAGAGAATGTATGATTTTATAAATATCAAGGATTTCATACGTTTTGGGCGACTCGCAAAGGATTCCGGCCTGCACAATAAGCGATTCTTTAAAACCGGAACAGGCGCAGCCTATCGGTTCAAAACGCCTGACAATGTTAAGGGCTTTTTTTATTTCCGCATGGTTTATTTTTTTTTCGGCAAGCAGATCTGCAAAGAGTTCTTCAAGAGGGACCCAATAAAAACCGTTTTGATCCAAATTTTGAATTATGAGCATTGCCGCATCTAAGACATACTCGTCCGCAATCGATTCTCCGGCTTGTTCAATAAGATGAGCTTGAAGGGTTTTGCGGGAATCATCTTCGATGCTCTCCAAAAAGCTTTGATGCTTATCCCCTTCTTCAGCGGAAGCAGCACTCACTCGGGAAGAGGTTTTAAAAATAAGGGCAGGATTCCGCTTTACTTCTTTTATTACCTCTTCCTGAAGTTCTTCGCTCGATAAATTAAGCAGGGCAACAGCATTCAGCATCTGCTGGTTCATCACCATTTTTTGAGATAGAATCTGCTGCTGCCTTTGCTTTAATAACATTTATTTTTACCTTAGAGCGTGCAGTTAAAATCCTTTACCAAGATGCCGGGAAGCGAAGCTCCTCCTGTGCTTCTTCTGCCGTAAGTGCCGGTGTTTGCAAAGATGCGGCTTTCCTTTGTTACGGCCAAAAGGTTTTCCCCGAACATATTGTACAAGGATTCGTCCCAACGCATATCGGCAATGGGGGCAACGATTTTTCCGTCTTCTACCCAAAGGCAGGCAAAGCGGGTCATTCCCGTAACGCGGGCCGATGAGGTATCGCTCCAGTTTAGGTAGTTAAAGTTTGAAATATAAATACCCGTACCCAGCTCTTTTACGGCATCAGCTTCGTTTAAGTTTCCCGTTCCGATAACTATTGAACGCATACTCTCGCTTAAAGGAGCGCCGTTGGATTTTACCCCGTACTGGGTTTCGGTTCTTAAACTGACCAAGGTATTTTTAAGTTTACCTTTTTCGATTATGCTTAATTTTTCGGGAGCCAACTCTCCGTTTGAGTTAAAGGCAGGCTCAAGCCCAAGCGAAAAGTCCTGAGTCAAATTAAACTTATCGGAAAAATGCTCTCTTCCCTCTTTTAAGGCAAGGTAAGCACTTGAGCCTTGCTGCATGCTCCTTTCGCTAAAGCCGTTCCACGAAAAAAAGTCAGTCACATCAAGAAGAGCATCGGCACTTATAAATGCCTTGTATTTTCCCGGAGCTAATTTTTTTTGAGGCGTGTGTAAAACCTCCAAGCCCTTTCGAGCTTGCTCTATCTTTAGCTTATATTGAGCATCACTCCATTCCGTTCCCGAATAAAGAGATTTTATACCGCGGCCGTTTTCGAGCCAAACCGAATAATCCAAAACAAAGGTTTCGGTCTGAAACCAATGGCTTGCCCCTGCGGAAGTTATAACACCCTTACAAATAACGCCCTGAGAATAAAGGCCTGCAAAGTCAAGATCTTTAACGGGAGATAAAATAGTTTCGGGTATCTTATCTTCGGGCAAAAGTTTTCCCGTATATATTGCCGAAGAGGTTTGCGAGGCTTCGGGAATTGACTGGTATTTGTCTTCGGGCAGAAGCATTATAGAGTCTCTAGCTTCTTGAAGAGCATCAGCCGCCATCCTCTTATCCTTTTCCATACTCATCTGAATACCGAAACGGAAATTGTGAGTGCGGTTCTTTTTCCAAAAAGTACAAGAAAAATAACCTTGATCAACCATTCCGTTTTGGCGTACCTTAGCCTTGCTAAAGCGCATAAAATAGCTCTTTTCGCCCGAAAAAGAAATTGAAATCTTTTCTCCCTCAAACAGTTCCGAAAGCATAAAATCGGCAATCGATTCAAAATATTCTTTAAAACTCATTTTCATTTTCCGCCTCCAAAAACTTCTACATCAGAAAATGCACAAACAGGACTTGCGTGTCCTACACTGATAACCTGATTCGGCTCTCCCTTACCGCAGTTAGGCGTTCCGTAAACATGGAATGTGGATTTGTCGCCTACGGCACAGAGATTTCGCCAAAAGTTTTGAGATACACCTCGGTAGTTCGGGTCGCGTACGGTTTTGGTAATTTTTCCGTTTTCGATTAATTGGCCGTATTCGCATCCGAATTGAAATTTATTGCGGTAATCGTCTATCGACCATGAGCGGTTAGATGTCATAATAATTCCTTTTTCAATTGAAGAAATTATTTGATCAAAGCTGCTGGTTCCCGGTTCAAGGTTTAGGTTTGCCATTCTGTCTATCGGCGGCCGGTTCCACGAGGTTGCCCTTTGGTTTGCGACCATCTTGTCCGGCGGAACGGGTTTACCTGCATAGAGGCGGCCTGCACTTTCGAGACTTCCCAAGGCACAGACTAAAATTCCGTCCTTGATTATAAAGGTTTTCTTTGCCTGAGCTCCCGTCTGGTCGGCGGCAAAGGTGGCAAGCTGATATGGAATTGTAGGATCGTAGCAGATATTCATAAGGCGTGAGCCGTATTGGAAGCTTCCTATATCTTCAGGCTTTATAAAACTGCCGCCTGCAAAGTTTCTTTCATCACCTAAAATGCGGTCAATTTCCAAGGGGTGGCCGACGCTTTCGTGAATTTGTAAAAGCATTTGGTCGGGCATAAGAACAAGAGTACGCCTGTCGGAAGGACAGGGCTCGGCTCCCAAGAGCTCTATTACTTCATTCCCAACTCTTTTGGCCTCTACCTTGGATTTGGCAAAGTTTAAAAACTCATAGCCTCCCTGAAAGGTACGGGCACCTGAACCGTTATAAGTCCGTCTTTGAATTATGTCTCCTCGGCGGGCAGCAGCACCGAAACTTGAACCTATTGTGTAAAAATCTTGCAAGATTTTTGCCCCGCCTGAACTTAAAAGCTCTATTACTTCTTCGCCTAAATTTACATAAGCATGAGTGTCAATAACCTCATCAGAGACTTTTAAAATATTGCATATCTCAAAAAGATAATCGAAAATTTCCGTTTTGGAAGGGCGGGTCTTTTTACCCCTGAGAGTTTCGTATTTTAATTCCGTATCCGGCCTGACATTTTTGTCAAAATCGGCAATCTTAAAGGCTGAAGCGGTTTGAGCGGCATTAAAAGCTTGGCAGGCAGCTTCGGCGACCCCTTGAGGCGTCATGTTTTGACTTGCCCCATAAGCAATATGCCCCTTATACAAGACTTCAACCATAAAACCCTGATCAAGCCCATAACCGGAAGATTCAAAAGCTCCATCCTGAGCCGCAAAGAAAGTATCCCTTGTGCGGTGAATGCGTAAAGTTACAAGCTCCGCCTTAGGAACGGCGTTTTTTGCAGCTTCAAGCAGACTTTCCGATGTATAAATCATATTTCCCCCTAAATAATTACTAGGGATATTATATCAAAAAGAGGCAAATTTTGCAATTGAAAAAAAAGAAAAACATATAGCAGGAATCTTTAGCCTTATTATGGAGTTACAATAGGACCTAGAAATACTCTCTACTCAAAGCTGTTCTTATCGGCGGCGCCGCTGACATCGACGGGGTACTTACCGTCAAAGCAGGCACAGCAAAAGCGGGTGTTTGCTCCGGCATCCTTCATCGCTTTGAGCATACTTTCTTGGGATAGATAGACTAAGGAGTCTGCACCGATGTGTTCCCTGATTTCTTCAACCGATTTTTTGTGGGCGATAAGGTTTTCGGGGTCTCCCATATCTACACCCATAAAGCAGGAGTATCGTACCGGAGGAGAAGATATTCTGATGTGTACTTCTTTTGCACCCGCACCCCTAAGCATTTTGATTAAGGGGCCCATGGTACTTCCGCGGACAATACTGTCATCGACCACTACGATGCGTTTTCCTTCGATAGCTTCGGAAAGAACATTGAACTTCATTGCAACGCCTTGGTCACGCAATTTTTGTGTAGGCTGAATAAATGTGCGTCCTATGTAGCGGTTTTTTGAAAAGCCCTCATCATATGGAATACCCGATTCTTGGGAGTAGCCTATGGCTGCCGAACGGGACGAGTCGGGAATGGCTATAACTATATCGGCCTCAACGGGGGAGTTTTTTGCAAGCTCCTTGCCGAAATTTACACGGGATACATGAACCGAGGCATTGTTCCAAACCGAGTCGGGGCGCGCAAAATAGACATACTCAAAAATACATGGGGAAAGAGGCTCCTTAGGCGGAATACACATACAAAGCTCGGCTCCGTTATCGACAAGCTTTAGAATCTCACCGGCTTTTACCTCAGTAACATCTTTACAGCCCAGCGTTAAAAGAGCACAAGATTCGCTTGCCGCAACCGATACCCCTTCCTGAAAACTTCCGGCACAAAGAGGTCTGAAACCCCAAGGGTCTCTGGCTATGTAAATTCCTTCAACCGTTAAAACGGCAATCGAAAAAGCTCCTTCCCATTCTCGCATACATGAAGCTATACGCTCCGCCCAAGAATTGCCCTTGGCAGCGGCAAGCATCATAATCATAACTTCGGTATCCGAGGTAGAAGAAAGACCTACCCCTCTTTCCAAAAGTTTTTGCCTTAAATGCGGGGCGTTTACAAGGTTTCCGTTATGAGCAAGGGCTATAGGCCCGTGCATTGTTTCTATATAAAAGGGCTGGATATTTCCAAAAGAAGAAGAACCTGTAGTCGAGTAGCGGGTGTGGCCTATGGCAGCATAACCTTGAAGGTTCGATATATCGTGTTCGGTAAAAATGTTGGAAACAAGTCCCGGCTTTTTAAAGACTCGGATATGTTTTCCGTTTGAAACAGCCATTCCGGCAGCTTCTTGTCCCCTGTGCTGAAGAGAAAAAAGAGCATAAAAAACCGAGCGGGCAACGTCATCAAGCCTTTCAGGATTTTCTGCCTTATAGGAGTTCGAATCCCAGACAGCTGCAATTCCGCATTCTTCCCCTAAACTCGATTTAAAAATATCATCCTTGTTCATTTTCTCAAATTCTCCTCAAATCTAATCAAAAAAACAACAAAGGGAGACCTTTCATCTTACAGAAAGAGCCTCCCTTTTTCGGCATTTTAAGAACTTTTAAACCTGATCGATTAATGAAAGTCTTTAGGTCGTCGTTCAACTCTTTTACACTTTGAACATTCTGCAATATTTTTAATCTTACCGTTATCGACCATTGTTTTTAATACGATATCTCCGCCGCAGGGACAATTAAATTTTTGAGTAGCAGCAGCAGTTCGTGAGTTTTTACTTGCACCAGCCATACTTGCCTCCTAGTAAAATATTTATAGATTATAGTTATATCAACCGAATAAGTATAAAAAAAAACGGATTTTATGTCAATATGGAACAAGATTAAAACCATGTTATTTTTTAAAATTCAACATCCGACCTTGTTTTTTTTCTTTTTTTACTATATTATTACATTGTGATTTTTACCTAAAATCGGCGGCTTTTTATGGAAATAACGGAACTTGAAAAACAAGTCTTAAAACAAGAGTATCCTCAAGTGAGTTTTTCGGAAGATCTTGATATCGAAAGATATTTTGAACTTAGAAAAACCGGACATCTGAATGAAGCTCTCTTATTATACAATGGAAAGTTAAAGCGGAAGTACCCCGATGACTCTATGCGGTATGAACTGATGTCATCATATAGGCTGAAATCACACAGGTTTCAGGAATTACTGACTGAGAATTTAATCAACCTTGCTCAAAAAACTATCATGCAGATTAAGCAGGTAATAGGTTTTATTACCGAAAAAACAGCCAATCTTGATACAAATGATGTTTATAATGTTATTCAAGAATGTGAAAAAATAGTGTCGTCTATTTCTTCCGATAGGTTTGCTTCTATCTCGTTTACCGAAAAATATGCGCGCTATGCCAATATCATAGGGTTTAAACAGTCTGCTATGAAAAAATCGGCAGAGCTTATACGGCTCTATGTTACCGATACTCTTTCTTCCGTTAAGGCTTATAGGGATGAACAAGATGAAATATTATCCCGTCAAAAAAGAGAACGGGCATCCTATAAACCTCCCACTACCTTTGACTTTTCTAAGATTGTTTTTACAAAAGAACAAGTAGATGCAATAATTATTTCTCCGGATATTAAACGGATTGAAGATCAAGTTATTGCTTACACCTTAAAGTATTGGCCGGTTTATGCTGACGGCGGATTTGAAAATATCGTTTTATTGTACAGCCGAAAATACAGAACCAATAACTTCAATATTTTTCAAGCCGTAAAAATCGGAAGGTTTAGAAGTTGGAGGGATGAAGAAATTCTACAAGCCGTCCTATTGAATTTGGTAAACGGTTATTACTACAGCATAAGCGGAGATCTCTATCTTCAAAGAGAATGGGCTAAGGTAAAAGCTTCGGTAGAACCTGTAAAAAAGAAAGAAGAACTTATTGATAAAGCTTCCGATACAGAGGACGTTTTAGAAAAAAAAGTAAAACCGAAAAAAGAAAAAAAGGCTCCCGGTAAAAAAGCTGAAAAGGTAAGGATAAAAAAATCAACAGATACTAAAACGGAACATGTTCAAAAAGAGATAATTCTTAAAACAAAGAAAGTTAAAAAAGAAGAAGCAAATTTAGAAAACGCATTGCAAAATAAAAAATCTTTACCCGAGAAAAAAAATGATGAACATAAAAGGCATGAACTTGAGATGCGTCCTTCCGGTTCAATCTCGGAAATGATTAAGACCATGAGGGGCGATAAATATCAAATTCATAAAGGACTCTTTTTTGAAGGAATAAGGCCTTCAATCAGAAAAGTACTCGAAAAGTCCGCCGTTCAAAAAATTTCCATGTTCGGCAATGAACAAAACGATGCCGAAAACTATATCTACGATTTTTTTGATCAAAACTATGATAACCCTTACCAAAATTGGGGTATCTCAGAACAGAGAGTTCAAGTATTAAAATTAGGCTTCGATATAAAAACCTTGGAACCTATTATCGCAGATTGGATTAAAGGGCTTAA
The DNA window shown above is from Treponema denticola and carries:
- a CDS encoding TldD/PmbA family protein, which codes for MIYTSESLLEAAKNAVPKAELVTLRIHRTRDTFFAAQDGAFESSGYGLDQGFMVEVLYKGHIAYGASQNMTPQGVAEAACQAFNAAQTASAFKIADFDKNVRPDTELKYETLRGKKTRPSKTEIFDYLFEICNILKVSDEVIDTHAYVNLGEEVIELLSSGGAKILQDFYTIGSSFGAAARRGDIIQRRTYNGSGARTFQGGYEFLNFAKSKVEAKRVGNEVIELLGAEPCPSDRRTLVLMPDQMLLQIHESVGHPLEIDRILGDERNFAGGSFIKPEDIGSFQYGSRLMNICYDPTIPYQLATFAADQTGAQAKKTFIIKDGILVCALGSLESAGRLYAGKPVPPDKMVANQRATSWNRPPIDRMANLNLEPGTSSFDQIISSIEKGIIMTSNRSWSIDDYRNKFQFGCEYGQLIENGKITKTVRDPNYRGVSQNFWRNLCAVGDKSTFHVYGTPNCGKGEPNQVISVGHASPVCAFSDVEVFGGGK
- the purF gene encoding amidophosphoribosyltransferase, with amino-acid sequence MNKDDIFKSSLGEECGIAAVWDSNSYKAENPERLDDVARSVFYALFSLQHRGQEAAGMAVSNGKHIRVFKKPGLVSNIFTEHDISNLQGYAAIGHTRYSTTGSSSFGNIQPFYIETMHGPIALAHNGNLVNAPHLRQKLLERGVGLSSTSDTEVMIMMLAAAKGNSWAERIASCMREWEGAFSIAVLTVEGIYIARDPWGFRPLCAGSFQEGVSVAASESCALLTLGCKDVTEVKAGEILKLVDNGAELCMCIPPKEPLSPCIFEYVYFARPDSVWNNASVHVSRVNFGKELAKNSPVEADIVIAIPDSSRSAAIGYSQESGIPYDEGFSKNRYIGRTFIQPTQKLRDQGVAMKFNVLSEAIEGKRIVVVDDSIVRGSTMGPLIKMLRGAGAKEVHIRISSPPVRYSCFMGVDMGDPENLIAHKKSVEEIREHIGADSLVYLSQESMLKAMKDAGANTRFCCACFDGKYPVDVSGAADKNSFE
- a CDS encoding TldD/PmbA family protein, with product MKMSFKEYFESIADFMLSELFEGEKISISFSGEKSYFMRFSKAKVRQNGMVDQGYFSCTFWKKNRTHNFRFGIQMSMEKDKRMAADALQEARDSIMLLPEDKYQSIPEASQTSSAIYTGKLLPEDKIPETILSPVKDLDFAGLYSQGVICKGVITSAGASHWFQTETFVLDYSVWLENGRGIKSLYSGTEWSDAQYKLKIEQARKGLEVLHTPQKKLAPGKYKAFISADALLDVTDFFSWNGFSERSMQQGSSAYLALKEGREHFSDKFNLTQDFSLGLEPAFNSNGELAPEKLSIIEKGKLKNTLVSLRTETQYGVKSNGAPLSESMRSIVIGTGNLNEADAVKELGTGIYISNFNYLNWSDTSSARVTGMTRFACLWVEDGKIVAPIADMRWDESLYNMFGENLLAVTKESRIFANTGTYGRRSTGGASLPGILVKDFNCTL